taatagaaaagacaCTGATTAATGTTAAAATCCTCTTGGTCCCCTTCCTCTATGCATCTAACATATTTACAACTATTTGTTTTACAGGAATGGCAGGTTTTGCAGCAATTGTTGCATATGGATTATACAAATTAAAGAACAGGGGAAATACTAAAATGTCCATTCACCTGATTCATATGCGTGTGGCAGCCCAAGGCTTTGTTGTAGGAGCGATGACTCTGGGTAGGTTCCTAAAGGAAATTTCAAATTTGTGGTTTCCCAttaatgtatttctttaaaaacaaaacaagagaggTACTTTTAGCAGACCTTGAAGCAGTTTGAAAATACAAGTCATTTTCACCtaaaaattgaattaataaaaataattaaagtgtgATACAGTTTTACTGTCTATGATATATCCTATTAAGGTTTTAAAGAAAGATTTAGGTTTTAAAGTCTATCActgaatttataatttcattgaagAATCCAGACATGCAAATAGGGTTGGTAGTAACATCAGTTTTCTGAGAAAGACCTGATTGCTATTTTACTgagtttttaaagatgaaaaaggttttttaaatgtttttttttttaattttttatacctttatttgtttatttttatgtggtgctgaggattgaacccagggcctcgcatgtgctaggtgaacgctctaccgctgagccacaaccccagccctttaaaatgtttttatatatatgctTTGGTtggcattataatttttttctggcaaggaggctactgaggattgaactcatgggcactcaaccactgagccatatccctagccctattttgtattttttttagagacaggatgtcactgagtgccttgcttttgctgagcatGTCTtagaactcataatcctcctgcctcagcctcccaagccgctgggattacaggtgtgggccaccacgcctggctataATTTATTGACTATCTGGTGTTATGGCAACATTGTGACTCCTTTTAAAAATGCTAGATCAATATTCGTTgatctttaaaacaaatattgtaacattatgatatattcatactAGCCTtgagaaattatatataataagagttttagaaatttaaattgtttAGGAAAATAGGATCTATTCCTCTTGTAAATATTCTGTACTAGCAAGGGTACTATTTTTAGCTATTCTGtgaatgttttgtattttcttactattgaagagaatattttaatacttaaCTAGCATTCTTTTTCTCTAGGTATGGGCTATTCCATGTATAAGGAATTCTGGGCAAAACCTAAACCTTAGAAGAAGAGATGCTGTCTTGGTCTTGTTGGAAGTGCTTGTTTTTGTTATGTTAAAGTTATATGtttatgtcaaaaaataaatccCTTGAGTGGGTTCAGGCTGTAATACGGTACTTTGAATAATGGCTTCTTTTCTTGCCCACTTGATTTGCCTGGTTATCAAATTATTAATGACTTCATTGACTGGATCATTCAGGGAAGTCAAGTTATCACAAAAGAAACATACACTGGATAGTGTTACAACACTCACCTTCTTAAATGCTTATGACAGAAATTACTTCTAAAGAAGACAAAAGGCCAGGCCTGAATTACTCCCAGTTTACTACAGAATATCATACACATATTTTGAATGTTGGGTGGGAATCCTACTTAACCCAgttaatttaacttttttctaCCTGCCTTGTGAACTGGTTTAAGAACTTCAGTTTTTTAGTGTTAGTTGGCTCTTAAAGAActatttcatatttcacaaaatgtgaaatataactTGTAAATCTTCCCACAactgaaagagagagaagaagggagggagagtgtgtgtgtttttaaaccATACCTGGAAAACTCACAACAGAACTGATAGAAGTAGTATTTATTTCAGAATCACACTTATAaacataataatttaattattggTTCCACTTTAGCTCTTTTATAATTGCAGAATTATATTTTTGCTGTtgtattagaataatttttaaatgttatcttgaaagagaaatatgtattttaagtgCTAATACAAAGGTAAATTAAGAACGCCGTTTTAATGTGTgcagtatatttattttctctgtatgaATTGCAAGTGTTAAACAAATTACCTAAAATGGAAGTGATTGCTGGTTTTGAGCAAGCTGGTCTGGTCAGACATTATACACAAGCTTTGGTAAACTACAGCATGCTTTAGTATACTTGTAAATTTCCTTTGTCTAACCTGAACTTACATTCCATGGTAATAACATGGTATATGTGTTGTTATTAAAATAACGAACACATCAAATGTCTTGTATCtgtttgtttggaaaaataactCATTCTTCAGAGTAGCACAAAAATTAGGTTCCAAGAAAAAACAATGTTTTATGCTTTTTGTAGGAACTACCATTTAAGAATACCTATGaagtggaaataataaataatatatattgaatatttactgTGTCACACATGCTCTAagaactttatttatatgtgtcaCTAAAGCTTCCTAACAACCCTAAGAGGTAGGAACTATTATTCTTGTTTCACAGTGAGAAGACTGAGGCAAAGATAGCaaaagcaacttgcccaaggtcacgtAGCTAGAGAAGGTTTTAAGTGTGGGACTAGAACCTGGGCAGCCTTACTGAACAGCCAGTATTCCACTATATTATGCTGTCCCTAGAACTGAGAAAatggttatttgtgtgtgtgtgtgtgtgtgtgtgtgtgtgtgtgtgtgtgtgtgtgtgtatgtcttttgattggatgGATTGACTTTTTCTGTAAGAAGAGTAACAATCTACtattttggaacttttttttttaagaaaatcccAGGATGATAAGTAATATGGTTGATACCAACTGGTATTAGGTACTTGAAATGTTGGCCGATATAAGATTAATGCTGGAATTACCTGGACTAAATCAGAGTTTTCTCAGTCTTTTCCTACCCATGAAATGAGAGTTTAGACTAGAGAACTTCTGTGGTCCTATCTAGCTTTATGAGCTCtaattagaaactttttttttttcagctttggaTAGATAACAAGGTGCTCGTAGGCAATCTTAGCAATTGTTTTATGAAAGATAAACTTTTTATAAAGGAACAAATTTGGGAATAAGTTTTAGAAATTTGtcctccccctttttttgtaGCTTACTTTAATCATATTTTGCTATTTAGGTGAATTTTAAGGTATTTTAATATATGATATGCTTTCTTTTGTGGGTAGTTTTTTTCTGGCAGTTGCAACATTCTTTGCAGCCACTaataatttctcttattttttagtgtttttgctACTATGGTTTGAACCCAAGgatttttaccactgagcaataactccagttctttttattttttgttttaagacaggatctcacttaattgccaaggctggctggcctcaaacttaaaacTCTCATGGGTCACAGTGATTACAAGCATACATCCCTATGCAGCCATACGAACCATATTTAAAACTAGTGTAGTCTCCCCTCCACCTCTAATACTAGCCAATATTATCTTTCCTAAGAGTTTTCTCTTGTACTGTTTTAAATATGCTTATACTTCTATTTGATGTGATGTGTCAGTTCAGCTTTTAACTGATAGGCCTTGATTGCCAACCATTAGAGATTACATGACCAGAGAACTTATTCTATATCCCATGCCTTCTTTCTCCTTACCTTCCAGAGTTTTATTAGTTGTTTCATTTCTACATTGTGGGAATATATAATGTTTACGTTCTGTTCTGCCATTTGCACACTTCTTTCTCTCTAGTTCTACAATTTAAACATTGAAAACAGACAAACATTCTCAGTAATCTCTTGGTTGGCAGAAATTAATGATAGTTTTTTAATAGTTTCCTCAGAAAGACATATGGAAAAATTCCTCTAAATTTTTGcatattagaatatttttatctgtAACCTTTACACAGTAAAAACAATTTAGATATAAAATTCCTAGTTTACATTTTTCTTGGGAATATTGTAAATGTATTGACATAGAGAAGCCTAAGTCTTGTGAAATTTCCCCTAAAtaagggattttctttttttgcttcacTGCTCAAATTCTTTAGTAAGTTCAGAACTTCAATTATTCTAGTCTTGGTGTTGATCTTTCTATGTTCTCTATGTTTTCAGAAAATTGTCATTTTACTAGATAGGTAGGTACCCTATTGATTTCGTTTCATTATTAACTTGAGAATCATTTTTCTAGACAAATGGCAGAGGATGGTGAGAGAATAAAGATGAAGTGTTGAGATGATAATAAGCATTATATGATCAAGAGAAAATAAGTGGGAGTGCTTTCCTGAAGGAGGGAATGATAAATAAGTTGGATGAATAGGGTGGAAGTTCTTGGAAGTGGCTCAAGTGGCTGTGATACTGTGTTTTATTGAATGGGATCCTGATTCCACCACTTCTAACTAAACAGCcatggttttctcatctataaaatgaggacaaGATAACAGTAGTAAGTGTAAAGGGCTCAACATGGATGTGATACATTCTCAATTGGTGGTTGCTGTTGCCATTATTACTGGGTTAGGTATAGGAATGCAGCAGCATAGGAGAAATGGGCCCTGCCCTTCCACATATAAAGTCTAGGAGGGGAGGCTGGTTTAAATAAGTTATTACATGATGACTACTAGGTACGGGATGCAATGCGGACATCTGGTTGAAGGACTTATCCCAGGGTTGGGGTTGGAAGAGGTCTCTTCAAGAAAGCAATATTCTACTTTAAGGAGATGGTATGTTGATTTTcattgaaattatatttcttggCTTAATGTTGGATGTTGAAGCATGGGTGTATCCAGTATATTTTTGTTGAATTATTTAGAgaaggtttggggtttttttacaTTCAGTCCTGCCACCCCTAGAAAAAAGTTAGAGTTGACCCTCCATATCTGCAAGTTATACATCCATGAATTCAACTGTGGATTAGAaatgtttgggggaaaaaattgtgtatttactgaacatgtacagattctATTTTCTTGTTAATAAACAAAGCAATTTAACAactgtttatgtatatatgtatagttaTGTATTATAATTAGAGACAACTTATTCGAGTATTTACATAAATTACATTCAAATACTATGCGATTTTTTATAAGAGTCTTGACAATCCAAGAATATTGATGTTCACAAGAGGTCCTGGGACCTATCTGCTGAAGTTACCCAGAGAGGACTATATCTATTTCTAATTTCTGAGCAACAGCGACATCTAGTGGTGAGAGTTGGAATTTGAGTCTATAGTTGAGTCCCTAAGTATAGTTTTCCTTATCACAAAGCCAGAATTTTGGAGTGGTCCAAGCTCCACCTGAGAGAATGTAGGTCTTGCCTCTTATCTCACAGATGAGCCTGCTGCTCAGATAGTTTGAGGAAGTTGAATTTAGATTTCATCCCCATGTAAATCTATAGCCCTAGCTACATCATAGCTACTAGGCCAAAACCATGCTAATCTAAAGTTATCCAATAGTGGGATTGTCAATAACTTTATATGCTTTTCCTGTTTGAAAGCTCTTCAAATTTCAAAAGGGAAACTGAATGTGTGCCAGCCTTGACTGGATTGCTGTTTTCCCAGTAAAGCTTTAACCTGGGATCAGTGTAggggaagaaccagccctgtacaTGCAGTTGTTTCCTTCTTAAACAAAGAGAGACTATATAAATGATGGATTCAGGTtctgaaattaagttttttatttgcagtccccctccccaaaaaaagagaCTTTTAACCCTTAAACActaaggagagaagaaagaatttgTTCTTAGCAATAACAAAGTGAGGCAAATTTCTTCTAAATTCAGCAGTGATAGATGGGTCTAGAATAGAGGTCAGCATGTGTTTATCCCCCTTGGAGGAACCCAGGATCAAGTCCTCTCTGTGAGTTTTCATAACATTGGTGATTTTTTCCCTTGGTGAAACTGAGTGAGTAATTTTTTGCCATCACGCCTTTCAATGATGTTTAATCTCACATCATCTCATACCATATTTGCTGTCTTCCCTGTTGGCGGCCCTTCCTAGGTCACTCATCCTGTCAGCAATACCTCCCTTGCTCACTGTCATCTCCTGGGCATCTTTCCTTCTTCctattcttttatcattaaaCCAATCACCAAGTCCTATCTGTTTTTCATTAGCAGAATCTTTTTCATCATTCAGATTTgtcctttttcctctccctgtTGCCATCACTAGGCCCTTCACCTGTTTTTGTCACCTAATGCTAGTCAGTATTGTTTCAGCCTTTCTAAGAAGGAGGTTGAGGAGGTCTCACCTACATATACTCTTTACTATGGAGATGGTAAATACAGTAAGTGCATGAAGCCTTGGGGACCTCTCAACAGGACAGAAACAGATAATTACTGAAATCAGGTGACTCATCCAAATATTTTGCAAGACTGACATATGAGCCAAGAACAAAACTGAGAAATTAGGGAGGAAAATTACATTACTAATCTATTGTTCAGAAGGCTTGATGGAAAGCCAGGGTAGATCTCATCCATCAAGGAGTTCCTTGGGACTGAGGATTGCTAAGTCTTGGCAGAACATTGAGTTTATTAAGGTCAACATGATGACTGAGATCACCATACATATAAACATATCTTAGAATAGCTCCATGGGTAAAATAAGACTTGATAGTGGCCAAAACGATGTTAGGCTAAAACACAAAACGTGCTGGGGGAGTCTGTTGGAGGTTAGTGGCCAACAAAGTCAAATCCATCGCAGAACGTCCATCAAAAAGGGGCTTGAACCTGGagtaaatgaacatttttttatctatGTGTGTTAATAAATGTTGAGCGGTATAATTTAATCAGGCTTAATCTTGGGCCAAAAATAAGGCAATTTGCTTCTGTTTGCTCTTAATTCAGGCTCATATTACCTTTGTGATGACTCTTGACTTCATGAGTGTCGGATTATGAGAAGGGAGAAGCTTTGGATACAGGCCACAACACCTGAATATAAACTAGTGCCTTAGTGTTCCTGGTTTACCTGTCATCAATATCATGACTCAAGTCTAGCCCAAAGAGATACTCACAGAATAAAAACCAAATTGTATTTTAGACCTGAAAAGATTCAAAATGAAGAACAATGAAACCAGGCCAAATGGGACCATGGTTTTAGGTTGCAGCACTTCCAAAATGAGGCAAAACAGCTAAATCTGTAGTAATAAAGATAAAATGCCTTACTACTAAAATAATATAGGTAACTAAAGAGCAGTACACAGTTTACAAAGCATTTTCATGACCTATTTGATTAAGGATAATATTGCTATTTATGAAAGAAGTTGAAGTTTGTGATTTGACTAATGACAGTTATATCCAGCAATTCCTTCTGATTTTGTTCAATTCAGTTTCATTTCTGATAGTAAGTAGAACCACTGATTATATTGCTTATTTGTAGGAGAGAGAATAATTTCAGTGAGGGAAACTATTTGGTGATCCTAT
This is a stretch of genomic DNA from Ictidomys tridecemlineatus isolate mIctTri1 chromosome 2, mIctTri1.hap1, whole genome shotgun sequence. It encodes these proteins:
- the Higd1a gene encoding HIG1 domain family member 1A, mitochondrial, whose translation is MSTNTDVSLSSYDEDQGSKFIRKAKEAPFVPIGMAGFAAIVAYGLYKLKNRGNTKMSIHLIHMRVAAQGFVVGAMTLGMGYSMYKEFWAKPKP